Within the Ensifer adhaerens genome, the region CCAGCGGCATGTTTTGCTGGTCGAACTGAGACTGGTGCTTGAGATCATTCCTAACACAGACAGGGCTGCCCACGAAGCGCGGTAACCTGCCTCGGCAAAGGCGGCGCGCTATTCAAACCGCCGAATTCCACCGCAAGCATCAAAGCGTTGTTCGCGTGCTCGCCCGGCCTGGGCTGACGATTGGAACACCAAGCCCCGTGCGAGTTAGTACAGGATGACAGCTGAGGACAAAGAAAAATTTTACCGCGAATGCGCCGAACAGCTCGGGACTCAACGCGTGGCGTTAGGGGAAACCGGACCGGTGGAACAACAGGGGGCGGGGAATGGCCGTTTTCCCGGCTGCGGCGTAATACGCTATTTCGGCCCGAATTTGATTAAAGTTGCGCTCAAACTTGCATCACGTTCACTCCGTGTTGTTAAAGACAGTACTGGGTTGATGGCGTCGGCCTAAACCACGCGATGATCTGCTCCATCGACAAGCAGAGTGCGCTTAGTGCCATAGACGCCGCCAGACCAAGCGGCGACAGCGCCGAAAACCAGAGCAAGGAAACCGACAATGGCTCCGGTCGAGACCGCCTCCGTAGCAGCTTGCGCGCTGTCGACCGCCGCCTGCTTTGCCGCCGCTACGTTGTCGCGGTACGACTTTTCATACTGGTCGACCTGATTGCGGGCTTGGTCGAGAGGGACACCCTGCGCCTTGGAAATCGCGTCAGCAGCCCGGTTGCGAGCGTCCTCGGCACTTGCCTCGTCACTCGGCATGCAGCGTTGCCGCGGTGCTCATGATGATCGCGATCGCCACCAGATTGGAGACGGCCATCCCGATGAAGGTGTCCCACCGAATACGCCTCAACTCGGATGGAGCTTGCTCCGGAGCCCGTTTCAAAGGTTCGGCGCGATCCTCGGACCCGATCTCTTCCACCTAACAGGGGTATCGCGGTTGGAAAGCGGTCGACCGAGATACCTGTCAGAGCCTAGGCGCGAGGCTAAGGAACCGAGACGTCAAACTGAAGTTGGTGTTTTGCATTCGTCCCCGACCCAACTGTGCTCCCCCCGTACCTGCCCGATATGCTGCCGCCATCAAGAGGCTTAGGAAACTCCTTGGCAGGCGAGATGGATGAGCAGGATTGCTGACCAAGTGACGGCGGTTTCCGCCCGTTTCCCCGAACGCACGATCTTCACGCGCTTCCAGCCGCCACCTTCCGCCGATCAAATGCCGGGCATGTGGCGGTCCTATTACGAGAAGTGGCCAATGATGACTGCGGCGCGCATGGATCCGGGACTGATCGATTTGATCTATCCCCTCCAAAGCCTGGTGCCGCCCGCGCGTATCCTCAACAAGCGCACCTATTCACCCTGGATCACTGGAAGACTGGAACGAGCGCTTGCTCTTGAAAAGGTCGAAACTGTCGTCGTCACCGGCGGTGAGACGGACGTATGCGTGATGGCGACGGTACTCGGCGCAATCGATCTTGGCTACAAAGTGATCGTCTTGAAGGACGGCGTTTACAGCTCGCTCGATGAAACCCACGACGCCTGGCTTCCGTCCGAAATTCATCGTGGGACACTGGCGGAACCATCATCTTGCCATTCAGTTTGGACGCCGACGCGGCGGAAGGAGCCGCCGGCGGACTCCGCAACAGGTCCGGACTTGGCAATAGGTCGGCTTTAAACCGACCCAGGTGGACGCGGGCTCGAAGCCCGATGTGCTTTGTGTGTGAAGCCCCAATGCGTGCTGGAGGCTCAGGCCGAAGTCCGGAAACTACCGAGCCATGCAGATATGATTGCGACGCCGTCAGAGGCCATCCAAATGCTGGTCGTCAGGGGATGAAAATAGCTCGGCCCGTCGCCGAGCCAGCAGATGTCGCAGAATACCCTCTAATTCAGAGGGTTAAAAGACATCGTTCGTGCTGGATGTGTTCTGGCATCGTTCGTCGAGTATTAGTGGCGAAACTATACTTCATTGCTCAACTAACGCGTTCACCGACGACCGGTGAGTCCCGCCCCGTTGTGGGACTACCGTCGGGAGTATTCCTTAGAAGCTCGACTGGGCTCGGACGCCACCAGACGTCGCCGAGCACTGAGCCAGGCTAGCGCTAACCGCTCGGCATTCACCCAATTGGCT harbors:
- a CDS encoding cysteine hydrolase, whose protein sequence is MSRIADQVTAVSARFPERTIFTRFQPPPSADQMPGMWRSYYEKWPMMTAARMDPGLIDLIYPLQSLVPPARILNKRTYSPWITGRLERALALEKVETVVVTGGETDVCVMATVLGAIDLGYKVIVLKDGVYSSLDETHDAWLPSEIHRGTLAEPSSCHSVWTPTRRKEPPADSATGPDLAIGRL